The window agtcggggaatcGAAAACTTGTACCGTATGGTAATATTGTTGATGGCCCGActatccacacacatcctccacgACCTATCTTTCTTAGGTGTCAACAAAGCCGGTATCGCACATGGACTCATGCTCTCCCGAATGTAACCCATTCTTATCAACTCatccaccttctccttcatcactTCACTCTCCTTGGGGCTCATCCGGTAGTGAGGGAGACTAGGTAAACTCGCTCCCGGCACTAGGTCAatatggtgttggatgtcccgAAGGGGTGGTAGCCCATATGGTAACTCTTCCGGAAACACATCATGGAACTTATTCAGCAAATGCCCTACTTCTTCCGGAACTTCTTCCTCTTCGCTACCTACCCTCCCCGACGGTGTACTAGATTTCACCATTACTACATAGACCGTTTgactttcctcacactcgttgataaacgccttgtgagttgggCAAACGATCAAAGTAGATCTCTCCTTAGTCTTTGGTTCTCCTACAAGGGGTGTGAGCACATATCGAACCCCGTCCTTCACAAACCGGTAGGTGTTCTTTCTTCCGACAGGTAGAATCCCTATCAAATTGCCacgggcgtcccaacaataggtggcaagcGTCCATCTCCACAATGTCACAATATACTTCATCCCGGTACTCCCCTATCTCAAGAGGTACCCTACACCTTTGAGTGACTTTCAGCTCCCCAACATTCTTGATCCAACCCACACTATACGGACTCGGGTGTGCCTCAATAACCAACCCAAACCTCTTAGCCGTTGTGTCGCTAATGATGTTCTCTTGGCTACCACTGTCAATAATCACACTGCACTTCACCCCTTGAACTAGACATCGGGTTCGGAACAACTGATGCCTTTGGTCCGTTTCCACTCTATTTGAGATCAAGAGTCTTCTCACTACGTGTACGGCTTGCCCCCCCATCATACTCATCATCAACGGGGtcacaacaaacatcccctTCATCATCATACTCATAGTCATCTTTATATCTTTCAACCATGTTGGCACTTCGCCTCTTGGGACACTCGATGGAATGGTGACCCGGCTCATTGCATCGGAAACATTTGAAGGGAGCCGGTCTCGCATAGGGATTGTTGCCCTTAGAGGGTTGTGTCAccttaaaaggcctcacatctcCACTAGGTGCCTTTCCCGCACTCGGTGCCTTGGGATCGCTTGAACTTGCAATTCCCTTGCCCTTATCAATCCCCttgggagctcctctccctccataagTGCTCTCAGCCCCGGCTCTCCTATAGCCCTCACGGCCCCTCAAACTCAGCTGTGCCTTGTCCTTCAAGGCTAAATTACGGGCATCTTGCACCCGAATCACCATTTTTGTTCCAATCCGGTCTTGGATGTTGTACCTcaatccttcaagataccttgaagtcttttggctttcggtttccgacaagttagcccttgccgaaagccgcaagaactccgaggtgtactCGTGCACACTCCTAGCACCTTGAGAACAATTTCGATAGGAACTGTAAATGTACTATTCATAGTCGGGTGGTAGAAACCTCTCCCGCAACATCGACTTCATTATAAGCTAAGATCTAATcggttcccttcctcctcttcttctccattCCTTCATATTATCCCACCAAACCGAAGCTCCTCCTTTCAACCGGTAAGCAACTAAACGGACTTTTCGATCCTCCGGTATTCCCGCATAATCAAAGAACTATTCCACCTATAGCAACCAATCGAGGAAACCAACAAAGAATAcaatcttctcaagcttaacttgaaggttgaTTTAACCCAAAACAAGGTGAAACCttggtgctccaatggaggcttaagtttaattcatcaaaagttacTAAACATTACAAAGAAAGGGAGTTTAAATACTATcccaaagaagaagagaaaagaccaaaagcccatgaatagggttttaGGCTAAACATGTGTCTAGGGATAGAATAGGAAAGGAAAGAGTTCATGGCAATTGAGTAAATAAGAAACCGAGGGCACAACAGTAATTAAGCAACAATAGAAATGGTCCCCTCTTagtaagaacttggaggagaagtattgTCCAGGCAGGATATGCCCCGTGTAAGCtagtgtacgccccgcgtcacTTGGGTACTGAGCTTTTGGACATCTTCGAAGGGTTTGTATGCGCGGCGTTCCTGGAGTCACGCTCCGCGTATTGTAGCTTCTGGTCGTGATGATCCTCCTTGGTGGGCTTTGCGCGTGGCGTTCCCACCGTTGCGCTCCGCGTGCTCGACCTCCTGGGCACTCTTCACTCCGGACTCTGTTCTTACGCCCCGCTTACTAGGAGATATGCCCCGCGTGACTTGGGTACTGGACAATTGTTCGGTAAAGGAGTCATCTACGCCTCGTGCCTTGGTGAGCATGCCTCGCGTGCTTAGTTGTGTGGCCTGACTCTCGTTGTTCTCATCTCTTGGTTCCGGGCTCGGACTTAGGgaagggatgccctcatcaaTAGGATGGAGGACTTATTGCTATCAAGTATGCCATTCGACTTGAAGAATGCAGGAGCCAATTATTATAGGATCACAACAACTTTACTTCACGATATGATCCAAAAAAGGTTGAGGTCAATGTCAACTACATGTTAGTGAAGTTAGATACTTGGAAAGGGCATCATGCGGTGTTAAAGAAGTTCCTAAAATTGAGAAGTACAATTgccatttgaactaaagaagTGCATCTTTGGGATTACATCAAGCAAGCTATTGGGGCACATCGTCCGTATTAAATAACTTATCGTAATATCTTGAATCTGTATTAGACACTACGACATGAAGCAACAAGAGTAGATTGAGTACTATAAATACTCTCTTATGTAAAACCAAATGTGCAATCTGATTTCCGCCTCCTTGATAAAAGCTATTCTCCTTCTACCCATGGACTAGCCAACataacgttggtgaaccacgcaAAATCTGTATTTCATTTTtcgtttatttatctttcgctCAATCCGCACAACATAACTCAATCTTTTAAAAAGGATTATCAAGCTTGAGtctctaattttatttataaacaccAAAAGATTGCATACAAGTTCCATAATAAGGTATTGATCACTTACAATCCTCCTCATCCAAATCACTTGTACTCATAAAAAACTTACACAAGATGATATAAAAGAGCATGCTCAATGCACTAAAAAAGGCTAAGAGCCAATAGTATTTGTCAAGACGGGCTTTGCTCATATCATCAATGAACCAACTCTCTCCTCCTCTTGAACTACTAAAAACTTCAACTAGAGATATCAGTAAAGCACTCAAGAAACTCCCAACTCCAAATACACTTGTATACAATGCAATTCCCATAGTCTTCATTCTTACAGGAACTTCACTGTAAAAAAACTCTTGCATACCAACAACTGTAAAAACATCTGAAAGCCCTAGCAGAATATACTGAGGCAGCAGCCACAATATGCTCAATGGTACCGTTTCGACATGAGGCGTTTTTCGGTTGATCTCGAGCCGTTTCTGTTCAACCAATGCAGAAATTATCATAGCTACTATGGATAGGAGCATTCCTATCCCAATTCTTTGCATCACATTGATTCCATTTTTGTTCCCTGTGATTATCCTTACAATTGGTATGAAAATTGAATCATATAAAGGCATGAGGAGGATTATAGAAAGTGTAATTGCACTTTGTAATGTTGCTGGGGGAATCATGAAGCTGCTACCGATGTTTCTCCGCATCGTTACGCCTTGTTTCGTAAAGAAAGTAGCAGGCTGCTGGAATATTACAGAAAACATAAGTAGCATTGTCCATATAGGAACAAGCCGTACTACTACTTTAACATTTTCTAGATGATGCATATCTACATTATTCATACTCTGGACATTGTCTACATGATGATGATTCTCATAACAAAGTGGTTTCGCTTCAAGCCTGTAAAAACGAAACAATATATCATCAGTAATAGCACCAAAGTGTTggagataattattgttaattatCTCTTTACCTATCCTGAAATACTAACAGATAAATAACTCTAAACAAGCCTAATAGTTATCTGATAGGTAAAGAGataattaacaataattatctccAATAGAAAGAACTCCAACTCCAACTCGAACACTTACTCTATCTCAGAAACAGGAGATTTGTCATTTCTTAAGGTGATTATTCTTGAAGCGGAGTCCTTAATTATGCGAAATACATCCCTTAATTCGATTTTGGGGTCATAATTTTTGCTGCTACAACACCAGAAGAGTGAAATTGAGAAAAGCATTGCTAAAGTTGGGATAGAAAAACCAAGAACCCAGCCAAATGTATCTTGGATATAGGACATTACAATAACACCTAATAGGCTTCCAGCACAAACAGAAAAATACCACCATTGAAAGAAGAAACTCTTTGAACTAgtgttcaaatttttttcaTTGGTTGAGCAGGGGAGTTCGTGTTCTGTGTGAATTTGATCTGCTCCCAAGGCTTGTAGAGAAGGGTTATATATTCCTTGCCCTAATGAAATCAGGCAGAGAGATGAAAACAGGAATGTTGAGCTTAGAATGTTATTGGCTGGATACCATGCCCATGTCAATGCTGTCCAACTCAACGCCAATAGTCCCTGAATCAGCACCAAAAGCAGACATTTTAGATTTAGAACAAAAGTAAATCCTAAAACCTAATTTATAAACCCTAAATCATAATTTGCAAACCCTAAACTCTAAAATATGTGACATGTCTCATCAAATTATTAATTCAGCGTACCACGTCATCTATATGTCCGGCGTATACCAAAATTTCTTAGTAAAACATATTTGAATAATCCATCAaattattactatatatatatatatatatatatatatatatatatgaagaagACGGctccattattatttttaataataaatataaaaattcaaataattattgacttaataaaataaaaaactaaataaagaTAAAGCATTTGGGATAATTTATAGAAAATGAATCAAATAGCACCTATTATTGTTAAGGTAATGGTTTATAGTTTACAAACGTAGATATTCCGTCAAAAAATATTATCGTAATTTAACCTAAAAGTGAGTGATTTAGAGCAATAAAAAAAGGACAGTATGTACTATTGTCGATTTTTAATTccattttttcttataaaattcttttgattacTATTGAATTCGGGtatgagataataattatttacatGTATATTTTTTAACAATTGAGATctcaatatttatatattgtagTTGACATAAGTGTCGGATTAGCCTCCCCCCTGAAAACGATGAGGCTCTAGTCGACTCTCCCTTGCTATGGTATTATGGCAAGGGCATGTATGAGTTAATTGCACTAATGGTTACTGAAGTGTGGAGTCAGTaaaaaaaaacctcattttgTTTCATATAAACTCATTAAACTTtgcttttttatttcaataaagtcattccaACAGATTTGTAAAAATCACATGGTAACCACATTTTAAAGAACACCAGCACTAATAACACGAAGTCATATGGCAACCACGTCTATGCAATGTTACAACTAAACATTTGAATCAAGTAAATAacaaatataattattatttttattatcacGTGGCTTCCATGTATTACATAAAAGTCAAATGTCAATGTTACATCACTATTTAGCCGATTCTTTATATCTGAAATTGTCcgaataattttattgaaataaaacaaaaattgagTAACTTTATCAAAACAAACTTTCAAACTTCAGTAACCATCTGCATATTAACTTTGCATATTTGGATTGTGGTGAATAAATTATAAGTTAGGGAATGAAGTCATATTAATTAGTAACAAACAATATCCATAAAAGATAAAATGTTGAAATAGAGTGACTGACCATAAGATAGAGGAAAGAAGAGGCCATAATAGTTGGATACTTATTATCTCCACAAGAATCAGCAATGGAAGCAACAAAAAGTGGTAAAATGAAAgtaaaaccacaccaagtattAGCAGTCTTTGCTGCTGCTGAATTGCTCATTTTAACTACTTCTGTAAGGTATGTTACCATATTAGATGCAACCCCTTTGAATGCAAATCTTTCTATACCTGCTAACACTGTTCATTACAACAAAAACAACATTGTTAATCATATCATTAAACTAACCaaaaacaaatttaataaatctagTAGTAATTAAAGTACCCATCAGAAGAACACATGAATTGTTGATTCTATTTATTCTTTCAGACACTGCAGCCATCTTGAATGAAGAGAGCTCAGCAGAATATAGAAGctagagagggagagagagcGTTAATGAGCTACagatcaagagatgaagagtcATATTAATTATCTtccaattaaaatatattacaattgattaattaatcattttaattCTACTTTCTTCTTTCTTATTTTGGATAAGagccaaatttaaccctaacatatgaaagtataaatttaatcctaatgttTCCAAGTAGtttcgtatatttttttttctaactacattaataacacagtaaatattttagacagtttgatgaaGAAATTTATGATTAagcaaatttaaattttaacatTGTaacaaattttttataattttattagtaatacactaaagatcttagacataattgatatttggaaggtcCGAAGTGATAGTTAAATACCAATAAAACCagttttttccaatttttgatAACATGTGTCCAAAATTAAACTTGCTTAGAaacattaagattaaatttaCAGTATTTTATACTTTAACGCTAAATCTTCATTTCTTCTAAAACGCTGGATTCTTTATCCATTTTTGTTAAAAGTACATTTcaaaacaagtttgtcgataagtTGAAACAATTTCGTAGATTTTTctattggtttttttttttgtagctacattaataacacagtaaatattttacataatttgataaaaaaaattgtgattaaataTGGATAAAGCCAATTTTTTCTGCTTTTCAATAATGTACAATAAAACGTTAAATTTATActatttcatatattaaaacTAAATGTGTTCTTAgattctttattattattatttttgttaaaaCAACATTTAATTTCATGTGGTTTATTGTTGTTATATGAATAATGAGACAATGACTCAAGCACTATGCTGACACAATTAAAAAATGGAATTCTAACAGAAACGAGAAATGATAAACATAAATCCACTACTTCCGAAAAGGAGAGTAAAATGTCGACATCAGAGCAGAGCTTTTTTAGATCAATTGGCTTTGATAGGTCCATTACTTGTTTCAAGGGACACTTGTCGATTTATCAGATCAGATGAGGGTTTTTACTCTGTTTTGACTAACACATCACATCATGAGATTCTCCGAATGTACTTTCcaattataaaaagattatcTTAATACTTCTTTTCATTCAATATCACATAATCTGCTAAAATGTGTTGACGTACATCACCACCTTGTACTTCATAATTAACACAATTTAATACAAACGGTAAGTCTTACCCATAAAATAGGAGttgttttaatttaatattttaattcaaATGAGTTTTCCTATTAAATAAAATGATTGTGAACTTACTAAATTAGTAAACGGTCTGAAACGAGAAAAACATCGAGAAGATAAGATGATTATATGAAAATGCAACAAGGgaaacaaaagaagaaaaaggaagaagaacaaATGTCATCTAAATGAGAAAGATATTATAAAAAGTTAGAGGAAATTACATGAAaagttatattttaatttttatttacatttattaaaatcattttttatatattttattattatatgattttaaatcttaaaatatcaaaatattataactttatttttggtTTTGTCAAATTTCCAGTTACTCActtatatggaaaaaaaaagttttaaaaaaCCCGACATATTTGACATTTAAACAAAAACGTTTAAAAGTTTACGACTTATAAATAATTTGTCAATCCTGATTAAAAAGTTATCCGTTTCTCAAGCCCATAAAACCAAAGGAGATCAactttgaagttttttttttttgatagaataaCTTTGAAGTTAATTTCTCACGTTACATGCACAAAGATTATTTTTGACCATAAAGAGATTTGTAAAGTTTACATACATAGTAGTATTGAGCCAGATCAATAAACCCTATAAATTGTATCATATAAATATCTTATTTCAAATCACCATTAAAAAAACACATTAAAAACATCCAACAGAACAATATTCAAATTATAAAGAACCGATAAGTTGAGAATTAACTGAAAAGTATTCGGTTCTCGATGAAAGGTTTCTGTAAATTCGATGCACGGTCATTCATAAAAACCTTTGGCTACAAGTTATGCTTTAAATTTGATTGGTTCTTACAttacatacatatataattatacaAGTAACCAAGTATTTGTAACagacattatatatatatatatattggtagGGAGGACATTATATACTCGGTACAAAAGGTTTATTTGTAATGCGTGTATACTACACGCGTTACAAATCGTCCAGtaaacttaaatttaattaaactgTTTGTAACGGTATTCCGTTACAAATACAAAAATTTGTAAGCAGAATTGGTCATTTTCATTAACTGAGTCTAAGATACAAAAGAAGTAAGttcaagcccagagggcaagaATTGACATAGCAGTAGAGCCAAGACATAAAACAAGAAAAGATAGCTTCTTCAACCAAGAAGCAGAAGACATTAACTTGTTATGAAAAAAATCAACAGCTATAAGATCAACAAGACCCATGTATATCAGTATCCCTGAAGATAGGGATCCCAATAATCCTTCCATAATCAACGCTTTGGGGTTACTATCGTCGTATCCGGATAACGAAAATATGATCATCCCTAACATTATCCCCATTGGAGTTGTCACTGAAAACATAAAAACCATGTATGCCACTGTGCTGAAGCTAAAGCCTGCCTGTAAATAACCACAAAATGTGCATTAGAATAAGTAATCTCAACTAAAGTCTTTTATTAGTCTCCCTATAAATTTATTAGCGGCCAAGTTTTTTTACCCATACAAGgttaattttacttctaaaatTATTGGGGCAgcttaattttacttttattataaaaaatagataaatttttCCCCATAGTAGAAACCCTAGTAATTTTACTCTAATCTATGGTATTTTGTCGCTAATGAAATTTTGATATGTATTTACCTAGAAATGGATAAATTAAACTAGGTAATAAAGTTTCTACCAGAGGCAAAAATGGACTATTCTGTGAGGGTAAAATTAAATTTCTCTAATAAGATTTGGGTAAATTTGACTCTTATCCCTACAATTAGTTAGTAGGATAAGAATTTAGTTATCATTTATCATTTATAGAATCCAtctttttgttaaaaaatagaaaatcagaTGTATTTATGGAACTTCCATAATAGAGCTAGGAAGCAATATTATTAACAGAAAAGGGGCCTTGAGATGTACTTACTTGCAACAATGCATCTCCACTTAACTTGCTATTTGAAATTTGATACAACTTTGAAAATAGACAaacgaaatatatatatatattgatagatATAGGTGTTAATGAGTTTTGATAGTTTGTAAATTATTCGAATTTAGCTGGTTCGAGTTTTCAATCAATTTGAACACTAACAAGTCTGAGCTTGAACTTCCTTAAATTCAGCCTGAAAGCTCGTCAACGTActcgattattttttaattactatatactatattttattatatttttattatatatatttttttttaaaactatatatatatattcattaattattattagttttttttattacaattcaCAACTTACACGTCAAATAAGATTTAATcaagaaaaatgacaaaaaaaaaaaaaaaattggctttTGAAACTTTAACTAGAATATTATGTTTTAATAAATAACAATATACATTATaaagtttaatatatatttcattatttaaaaaaaaaaattgatgaatTTATATTTCTAATAAAAagcattaaataataaaaataataacctGAGCAATGCAACCGCCAAGGCCCATCCCTTCAAAGATCTGATGAAAAGCAAGAGCAGCAACAAGAGGTCTAATGGTGCACTGATTCTGAGACATTCCCATCGTTACTCCGATTATCACCGAATGAAATATTATTCCGATCTCCAATACTTGCGACACCAATTTCTGTTTTACCTTCATCAAATGCTCCTCT of the Euphorbia lathyris chromosome 7, ddEupLath1.1, whole genome shotgun sequence genome contains:
- the LOC136236030 gene encoding protein NRT1/ PTR FAMILY 5.8-like encodes the protein MAAVSERINRINNSCVLLMVLAGIERFAFKGVASNMVTYLTEVVKMSNSAAAKTANTWCGFTFILPLFVASIADSCGDNKYPTIMASSFLYLMGLLALSWTALTWAWYPANNILSSTFLFSSLCLISLGQGIYNPSLQALGADQIHTEHELPCSTNEKNLNTSSKSFFFQWWYFSVCAGSLLGVIVMSYIQDTFGWVLGFSIPTLAMLFSISLFWCCSSKNYDPKIELRDVFRIIKDSASRIITLRNDKSPVSEIELEAKPLCYENHHHVDNVQSMNNVDMHHLENVKVVVRLVPIWTMLLMFSVIFQQPATFFTKQGVTMRRNIGSSFMIPPATLQSAITLSIILLMPLYDSIFIPIVRIITGNKNGINVMQRIGIGMLLSIVAMIISALVEQKRLEINRKTPHVETVPLSILWLLPQYILLGLSDVFTVVGMQEFFYSEVPVRMKTMGIALYTSVFGVGSFLSALLISLVEVFSSSRGGESWFIDDMSKARLDKYYWLLAFFSALSMLFYIILCKFFMSTSDLDEEDCK
- the LOC136234715 gene encoding zinc transporter 6, chloroplastic-like, with translation MAPATSCVVDAARAASCRDSNAAAHLKLISLFIIFFTSIIGISSPVILARYFHGKPLYEKAILLIKCFAAGVILSTSLVHVLPDAYDSLADCHVASMHPWKDFPFAGLVTLIGALLALFVDITASAHVEHSHGGGIEKESVKYSQVEMQEEMAVKEGGEEEHLMKVKQKLVSQVLEIGIIFHSVIIGVTMGMSQNQCTIRPLVAALAFHQIFEGMGLGGCIAQAGFSFSTVAYMVFMFSVTTPMGIMLGMIIFSLSGYDDSNPKALIMEGLLGSLSSGILIYMGLVDLIAVDFFHNKLMSSASWLKKLSFLVLCLGSTAMSILALWA